One window from the genome of Leptospira levettii encodes:
- a CDS encoding SAM-dependent methyltransferase, translating to MSETEYYRSQTYQEYLLSSHRREVCPPEDVYAFFNWKGLTNLVDFGSGLGFYFQDFRKWFPNVWIWAAECQQDIIDRILRRKLMEGIEQLTPFYMDQSDHPLLPEWVPVPEIIFASLSLSTFPNPGLAMDGLIRSMKAGGRLFIVDWSKTESGFGPKINEKISMDKMKFLAEEYKLEVVKSGRISEHFYGMEVRASSHFIYGYYDLKEEEDEDSAVFKI from the coding sequence ATGTCTGAAACGGAATACTACCGTTCCCAAACTTACCAAGAGTATTTGCTCTCGAGTCATAGACGAGAGGTTTGTCCTCCAGAAGATGTGTATGCATTTTTCAATTGGAAGGGCCTGACCAATTTGGTTGATTTTGGGAGTGGACTTGGGTTTTACTTTCAGGACTTCCGTAAATGGTTTCCGAATGTTTGGATATGGGCTGCGGAATGCCAACAAGACATCATCGATCGCATCCTCCGTAGAAAACTCATGGAAGGCATTGAGCAACTAACGCCATTTTATATGGACCAATCTGACCACCCTCTCCTCCCAGAATGGGTCCCCGTTCCCGAAATTATTTTTGCTTCCTTATCCCTTTCCACATTCCCAAACCCTGGACTTGCGATGGATGGGCTCATCCGTTCCATGAAAGCAGGAGGTAGGTTATTCATTGTGGATTGGTCAAAAACTGAGTCTGGATTTGGACCCAAAATCAATGAAAAAATTTCGATGGATAAAATGAAATTTTTAGCTGAGGAATACAAACTTGAGGTCGTAAAATCAGGTAGGATTTCGGAACATTTTTATGGAATGGAAGTACGTGCCAGTTCCCATTTCATCTATGGTTATTATGATTTGAAAGAAGAAGAAGATGAAGACTCTGCTGTCTTTAAAATTTAA
- a CDS encoding tetratricopeptide repeat protein, with product MKFSIHLWTVVLLLSQFPVWADSGFEESRYPSIAKAIHASLLPDKKSIRIDWDSPKQEGEIIVARSNVMIDSPDKLYIADSLGRYKASGPNATRLYFDYNLKPGTYYYAIVMVSDVRKREVKLFANQNYTIIPVTIAEENGTPVVGQNPDFPAFPQDTNIQSMVGGVSGITANIEKRFIRLNWNPPQGATAGRTIYTVYRSNSPLTSLPLMQKADKLSELTHPTTSFLDQDLSKSQTLYYGVSVKQMGSEETLPLEDKKSTLRVFYIKQSDKANAEVIVEETPKKDNPEVASNEVKPNLTGALHVRGLGYERVGKGAVISWLSPEAADETTIYTLYASIRPLNQGASSFNQGTVVKVATVVHPKTNFFIKELKEIDELYFGVTAKSSSVPEDYNLKENVSYFKYDFSKDNLPKDEPDIVAESKPKKEPEKSEIYKNEHAVTPTELTPPKENFEPVNDFKQETQATVTYDLGQTELNRIIKETVIQKKFETAVYRLEEYLKYETSSYLRGKAMFFLGVSALKTGDTKKALKCFLKKETKSYSPSRVEFWTNQTLNQVGRGNL from the coding sequence ATGAAGTTCTCGATTCACCTCTGGACGGTTGTACTGCTACTTTCTCAATTCCCGGTTTGGGCAGACTCCGGATTTGAGGAAAGTCGTTATCCATCGATTGCAAAAGCAATTCATGCGAGTCTTTTGCCTGACAAAAAATCCATTCGTATTGATTGGGATTCACCCAAACAAGAAGGCGAAATCATCGTTGCCAGATCCAATGTAATGATTGATAGCCCAGACAAACTCTACATTGCTGATTCACTTGGCCGTTACAAAGCTTCCGGTCCTAATGCAACTCGTTTATACTTTGATTATAATTTAAAACCTGGAACATACTATTACGCGATTGTGATGGTTTCCGATGTTCGAAAACGAGAAGTCAAACTATTTGCCAATCAAAACTATACGATTATCCCTGTCACCATTGCAGAAGAAAATGGAACACCTGTTGTAGGGCAAAATCCAGATTTCCCTGCTTTCCCACAAGATACTAATATCCAATCTATGGTGGGGGGAGTATCTGGAATCACAGCTAATATCGAAAAACGATTCATTCGATTGAATTGGAATCCACCACAAGGTGCCACTGCGGGAAGGACTATTTACACTGTCTATCGTTCCAACTCACCACTAACAAGTCTTCCACTGATGCAGAAAGCAGATAAACTCTCGGAGCTCACACATCCGACTACTTCCTTTTTGGACCAAGACCTAAGTAAATCACAAACATTGTATTATGGTGTTTCTGTGAAACAAATGGGTAGTGAAGAAACACTACCACTAGAAGATAAAAAATCGACATTACGTGTTTTTTATATCAAACAATCTGATAAAGCAAATGCAGAAGTAATTGTTGAAGAAACTCCTAAAAAAGACAACCCTGAAGTTGCATCTAATGAAGTGAAACCAAACTTAACAGGGGCTTTACATGTGCGAGGATTAGGGTATGAACGTGTTGGTAAAGGAGCAGTGATCAGTTGGTTAAGTCCAGAAGCTGCTGATGAAACAACAATTTATACTCTGTATGCTTCCATACGTCCTCTAAACCAAGGTGCATCCTCTTTTAACCAAGGAACGGTCGTTAAAGTTGCAACTGTTGTTCATCCAAAAACAAATTTTTTCATCAAAGAACTAAAAGAAATTGATGAATTGTATTTTGGTGTGACTGCAAAATCAAGTTCCGTTCCTGAAGATTATAATTTAAAAGAAAACGTATCTTATTTTAAATATGATTTTTCTAAAGATAATCTTCCAAAAGATGAACCAGATATTGTAGCGGAATCAAAACCTAAAAAAGAACCTGAAAAATCTGAAATTTATAAAAATGAACATGCTGTAACTCCAACTGAGTTGACTCCTCCAAAAGAAAATTTTGAGCCAGTAAATGATTTTAAACAAGAAACTCAAGCAACAGTCACCTATGATTTAGGACAAACAGAGTTAAATCGAATCATCAAAGAAACGGTGATCCAAAAGAAATTTGAAACAGCCGTATATCGATTAGAAGAATATTTAAAATATGAAACTAGTTCTTACTTAAGGGGAAAAGCAATGTTCTTCCTTGGCGTTAGTGCGTTAAAAACCGGTGATACCAAAAAGGCTTTAAAGTGTTTTTTGAAAAAGGAAACCAAATCCTATTCTCCATCAAGAGTTGAATTTTGGACGAATCAAACCCTAAATCAAGTGGGTAGAGGTAATTTATGA
- a CDS encoding tetratricopeptide repeat protein, whose protein sequence is MSRVIVSLAGLLFIVAGLSTAYYQTNISAKEDQSQLVLEKIAEGEEYLKQTNPHSREKAIVIFSELAGKQGLEKYEFQIKYNQARALEKNLDFYPALDIYKDLKKNTNWKQEDRDKLSYSLGNLLLKIGNEPEGKAHLESVLQSSSDNKLRSKTFMALADHYYKIGQYETARKNYVLSLQEDPNHTESRIGWGRTLRKLGKDWASFDVFDEYIETQDGLAGADEKVVGEYKDSVFKEAKDNYTKKQYIKSIELFQKSLAVNPSPKKEEEALYYIALAYDAIGKQTESLTYINKVLNNSDYSLDQASLYKKGTIYFRQGKFEKAAGIFQTIVDKYPKNQITDKAIAWKKESLDQFTDHNDLEDSDVSSDSTSNKPNSYSGKPDSGNDLEF, encoded by the coding sequence ATGAGTCGAGTGATTGTATCCTTAGCAGGTTTGTTATTTATTGTAGCTGGACTCTCCACTGCCTATTACCAAACCAATATTTCTGCAAAAGAAGACCAGTCTCAATTGGTTTTAGAGAAAATTGCAGAAGGGGAAGAGTATTTAAAGCAAACTAATCCACATAGCAGAGAAAAGGCGATAGTTATCTTTTCTGAATTAGCTGGAAAACAAGGTTTGGAAAAATATGAATTTCAAATTAAGTACAACCAAGCGAGAGCCTTGGAAAAAAATTTGGATTTTTATCCTGCACTAGACATCTATAAAGATCTTAAAAAAAATACAAATTGGAAACAAGAAGACAGGGATAAACTGAGTTATTCTTTAGGAAATTTACTTTTAAAAATTGGAAATGAACCAGAAGGAAAGGCTCATCTGGAATCGGTTTTACAATCTAGTTCCGACAATAAACTTCGATCCAAAACCTTCATGGCACTTGCTGACCACTATTACAAAATTGGGCAGTATGAAACGGCTCGTAAAAATTATGTTTTGTCTTTGCAGGAAGATCCTAACCATACGGAATCAAGAATAGGTTGGGGCCGTACATTACGTAAATTAGGAAAAGATTGGGCATCGTTTGATGTATTTGATGAATACATCGAAACCCAAGATGGACTTGCCGGTGCGGATGAAAAGGTAGTTGGTGAGTATAAAGACTCAGTTTTTAAAGAAGCAAAAGATAATTATACTAAAAAACAATATATCAAATCAATTGAATTGTTTCAAAAATCTTTAGCTGTGAATCCTTCTCCAAAAAAAGAAGAAGAGGCACTATATTATATTGCACTTGCTTATGATGCAATAGGAAAACAAACAGAATCACTTACATATATCAATAAGGTATTGAATAATAGTGATTATTCATTAGACCAAGCTTCACTTTATAAGAAGGGAACGATTTACTTCAGACAAGGTAAGTTTGAAAAAGCAGCCGGTATTTTCCAAACCATTGTAGACAAATACCCTAAAAACCAGATTACCGACAAGGCGATTGCATGGAAAAAAGAATCACTAGATCAATTTACTGACCACAATGATTTAGAAGATTCTGATGTATCGTCAGATTCTACATCAAATAAACCGAATTCTTATTCAGGGAAACCTGATTCGGGAAATGATTTAGAATTTTAG
- a CDS encoding metalloenzyme, whose product MIFYVFLDGVGIANYDPKTNPFSRFAKGFLAPVGGISKFDLDLPVNANHIHYLKTDAHMGVPGLPQSATGQTALWTGIPGPKVLGRHVSGFPTITLRKIIAKYSLIKVLNEKGILSDFLNCFSPPYLKHVEEKPKLVSASTLVQLASGRPLKNFEDLRSERGLYMDLTHEIMGTLGIDMLKEGDPLLEKRDPYLLGTKCFQQFSNYQLTLYEYFLTDKVGHAMDWEKAEKVISNLEAFFKGLLTNLNPNEDLLIVSSDHGNMEDLSQKNHTENPAATILYGKDADRFAENIHSLADIVPEIYKTFGLEEALFNTHTNEFLMETN is encoded by the coding sequence ATGATTTTTTATGTATTTTTGGATGGAGTTGGGATCGCAAACTATGATCCAAAAACCAATCCATTTAGCCGTTTTGCAAAAGGTTTTTTAGCACCTGTTGGTGGGATTTCCAAATTCGACCTTGACCTCCCTGTCAATGCCAATCATATCCATTACCTAAAAACGGATGCTCATATGGGTGTTCCTGGCCTCCCCCAATCAGCCACGGGCCAAACTGCATTATGGACAGGAATTCCTGGTCCCAAGGTTTTAGGTCGTCATGTCAGTGGATTTCCGACCATCACCTTACGAAAAATCATAGCAAAATATTCCCTCATCAAAGTTTTAAATGAAAAAGGAATCCTAAGTGATTTTCTAAACTGTTTTTCACCACCTTACTTAAAACATGTGGAAGAAAAACCAAAACTTGTTTCAGCTTCCACACTTGTCCAACTTGCCAGTGGTAGGCCTCTCAAAAATTTTGAGGACCTTCGTAGTGAAAGAGGACTTTATATGGACCTCACTCATGAAATAATGGGAACACTAGGAATTGATATGTTAAAAGAAGGAGATCCCCTTTTAGAAAAGAGAGACCCATACCTACTTGGAACAAAGTGTTTCCAACAATTTTCAAACTACCAACTCACTTTGTATGAATATTTTTTAACTGATAAAGTGGGACATGCAATGGATTGGGAAAAAGCAGAAAAAGTGATTTCTAATTTAGAAGCATTTTTTAAAGGACTTTTAACAAATCTAAATCCAAACGAAGATTTATTAATTGTTTCCAGTGATCATGGGAATATGGAAGACTTAAGCCAAAAGAATCATACCGAAAACCCAGCGGCCACCATCCTGTATGGAAAGGATGCTGACCGCTTCGCAGAAAATATTCATTCGTTAGCTGATATTGTTCCGGAAATTTATAAAACTTTCGGATTAGAGGAAGCTCTATTCAATACACACACGAATGAGTTTCTAATGGAAACCAACTAA